From the genome of Deltaproteobacteria bacterium, one region includes:
- a CDS encoding cytochrome c oxidase subunit 3: protein MSQELIPYITEARPDTGLTNGKIGIWCFLASEVMLFGAFFASYIVLRTTAVEWPHGSSILNVPLATVNTIVLITSSVTMVMAWASLMRNDFGAYRMFLGATVLLGFCFLGIKYVEYSAKFEHHLLPSTNNFLAIYFIMTGLHGLHVIGGMITNAYFLFAAPSYWDHDRELLGHRVEYSGLFWHFVDLVWIFLFPILYLL from the coding sequence ATGTCCCAGGAGCTGATTCCCTACATCACCGAGGCGCGGCCCGACACGGGCCTCACCAACGGCAAGATCGGCATCTGGTGCTTCCTCGCCTCGGAAGTGATGCTCTTCGGCGCCTTCTTCGCGAGCTACATCGTGCTGCGCACGACCGCGGTCGAATGGCCGCACGGCTCGTCGATCCTGAACGTCCCGCTCGCGACCGTGAACACGATCGTGCTGATCACCTCGTCGGTCACGATGGTCATGGCATGGGCGTCGCTCATGCGGAACGACTTCGGCGCATACCGCATGTTTCTCGGCGCCACGGTGCTCCTCGGATTCTGCTTCCTCGGCATCAAGTACGTCGAGTACTCGGCGAAGTTCGAGCACCACCTCTTGCCGAGCACCAACAACTTCCTCGCCATCTACTTCATCATGACGGGCTTGCACGGCCTGCACGTGATCGGCGGCATGATCACCAACGCCTACTTCCTCTTCGCCGCACCGAGCTACTGGGACCACGATCGCGAGCTGCTCGGACACCGCGTCGAGTACTCCGGACTCTTCTGGCACTTCGTCGACCTGGTGTGGATCTTCCTCTTCCCGATCCTGTATCTGCTCTAA
- a CDS encoding cbb3-type cytochrome c oxidase subunit I, with product MDARHDSPAREHAEAHDDGHGHHAPGFLGTYVFSTDHKTIGIQYAVTALFFLMFGFTLMMLMRWQLAYPGQPLPLIGSWFGEARMPGGVMTPDFYNELGAMHGTIMVFLGVVPLGVGGFGNYVLPLQIGAKDMAFPRLNMMSYQFFFVGGVMMLATFFLPGGAAQSGWTSYSPLANINPGQTGWIVAMIFIITSSLLGAINFIVTTIQLRTMGMSFWRFPFFVWAQFVTSFLLLLAFPPLEVGALLQLMDRIAGSSFFLPSGLVISGAPLNVAGGGNPLLWQHLFWFLAHPEVYVLILPAMGIVAEVLANNTRKPLWGYTAMVYSIIFLGFMSFIVWAHHMFMTGMGSAIAAFFQTTTMIISVPSVVVLTALFLSLWGGSIRYTTPMLFALAFLPMFGIGGLTGLPLGLTSSDIHLHDTYYVIGHFHYVVAPGTVMAFFAGIYYWFPKATGRVMNETLGKLHFWLTFLCMNGVFMPMFWIGLAGVSRRLYDGGASYAHGQHVLWLNGVSSWAAWIMGAAQILFILNFFWSIRGGKAVDKNPWKATTLEWEAPSPPPHGNFLHDPVVYRGPYDYSPHGYHADFRPQAQEA from the coding sequence ATGGACGCACGACACGACTCCCCCGCCCGCGAGCACGCGGAGGCGCACGACGACGGGCACGGCCATCACGCGCCCGGGTTCCTCGGCACGTACGTGTTCTCGACCGACCACAAGACGATCGGGATCCAGTACGCCGTGACCGCGCTCTTCTTCCTGATGTTCGGCTTCACGCTGATGATGCTGATGCGCTGGCAGCTCGCCTATCCGGGCCAGCCGCTGCCGCTCATCGGCTCCTGGTTCGGCGAGGCGCGCATGCCGGGCGGGGTCATGACGCCCGACTTCTACAATGAGCTCGGCGCCATGCACGGCACGATCATGGTCTTCCTCGGCGTCGTGCCCCTCGGCGTCGGCGGCTTCGGCAACTACGTGCTGCCGCTCCAGATCGGCGCCAAGGACATGGCGTTCCCGCGCCTCAACATGATGAGCTACCAGTTCTTTTTCGTGGGCGGCGTGATGATGCTCGCGACCTTCTTCCTTCCGGGCGGCGCCGCGCAGTCGGGCTGGACCTCGTACTCGCCGCTCGCGAACATCAACCCCGGCCAGACCGGCTGGATCGTGGCGATGATCTTCATCATCACGTCGTCGCTGCTCGGCGCGATCAACTTCATCGTCACGACCATCCAGCTCCGCACCATGGGGATGAGCTTCTGGCGCTTCCCCTTCTTCGTGTGGGCGCAGTTCGTGACGTCCTTCCTGCTGCTGCTGGCGTTCCCCCCGCTCGAGGTGGGCGCCCTCCTGCAGCTCATGGATCGTATCGCGGGCTCGAGCTTCTTCCTGCCGAGCGGCCTCGTCATCAGCGGCGCGCCGCTGAACGTGGCGGGCGGCGGCAACCCGCTCCTCTGGCAGCACCTCTTCTGGTTCCTCGCCCATCCCGAGGTCTACGTCCTGATCCTCCCGGCCATGGGCATCGTCGCGGAGGTGCTCGCGAACAACACCCGGAAGCCGCTCTGGGGCTACACCGCGATGGTCTACTCGATCATCTTCCTCGGCTTCATGTCGTTCATCGTCTGGGCGCACCACATGTTCATGACGGGCATGGGGTCCGCGATCGCGGCCTTCTTCCAGACGACGACGATGATCATCTCGGTGCCGTCGGTCGTCGTCCTGACCGCGCTCTTCCTGTCCCTCTGGGGCGGGTCGATCCGCTACACGACGCCCATGCTCTTCGCCCTCGCGTTCCTGCCGATGTTCGGGATCGGCGGCCTCACGGGCCTACCGCTCGGCCTGACCTCCTCGGACATCCACCTCCACGACACGTACTACGTGATCGGCCACTTCCATTACGTCGTGGCGCCGGGCACCGTCATGGCCTTCTTCGCGGGCATCTACTACTGGTTCCCGAAGGCGACCGGGCGCGTGATGAACGAGACGCTCGGCAAGCTGCACTTCTGGCTGACCTTCCTCTGCATGAACGGCGTGTTCATGCCGATGTTCTGGATCGGCCTCGCCGGCGTCTCGCGCCGGCTCTACGACGGCGGGGCGAGCTACGCCCACGGGCAGCACGTGCTCTGGCTGAACGGCGTGTCGTCCTGGGCGGCGTGGATCATGGGCGCCGCCCAGATCCTCTTCATCCTCAACTTCTTCTGGAGCATCCGCGGCGGAAAAGCCGTCGACAAGAACCCCTGGAAGGCGACGACCCTCGAGTGGGAGGCGCCCTCGCCGCCGCCGCACGGCAACTTCCTCCACGATCCGGTCGTGTACCGGGGCCCGTACGACTACAGCCCGCACGGCTACCACGCCGACTTCCGTCCGCAAGCGCAGGAGGCCTGA
- a CDS encoding TonB-dependent receptor yields MGHSKMFGRGLAGGLLIASGLLVALAASTAFAGATVTGTITYEGKVPNLKPLAMDADPACAAKHSSPVANEMLVLGSGNTMGNIIVSVKSGLPAGKTYPAPKEAFVMDQSGCQYKPHVFALQVGQPLKVLNSDGVLHNVHALPKVNGQFNMAMPATRKSAEHTFDKVEVTPFQVKCDVHPWMTAHVSIFEHPYFAVTKEDGKYKLDGDLPAGTYEIEAWHEKLGSKVEKVTVADGESKTVDFKFSAPGGN; encoded by the coding sequence ATGGGTCATTCGAAGATGTTCGGGCGCGGCCTGGCCGGTGGGCTGCTCATCGCCAGCGGGCTGCTCGTTGCTCTTGCCGCGTCGACGGCTTTCGCCGGCGCCACCGTCACCGGCACCATCACGTACGAAGGCAAAGTTCCCAACCTGAAGCCGCTCGCCATGGACGCCGACCCGGCGTGCGCCGCGAAACACTCGAGCCCGGTCGCCAACGAGATGCTCGTGCTCGGCTCCGGCAACACGATGGGCAACATCATCGTGTCGGTGAAGAGCGGCCTTCCGGCGGGCAAGACGTACCCCGCGCCGAAAGAGGCGTTCGTGATGGATCAGAGCGGCTGTCAGTACAAGCCGCACGTGTTCGCGTTGCAGGTCGGCCAGCCGCTCAAGGTGCTGAACTCGGACGGCGTGCTCCACAACGTCCACGCGCTCCCGAAGGTGAACGGCCAGTTCAACATGGCGATGCCGGCGACCCGCAAGAGCGCCGAGCACACGTTCGACAAGGTGGAGGTGACGCCGTTCCAGGTGAAGTGCGACGTCCACCCGTGGATGACCGCGCACGTCTCGATCTTCGAGCACCCGTACTTCGCGGTCACCAAGGAGGACGGCAAGTACAAGCTCGACGGCGACCTCCCCGCCGGCACCTACGAGATCGAGGCCTGGCACGAAAAGCTCGGCTCCAAGGTCGAGAAGGTCACGGTCGCCGACGGCGAGAGCAAGACGGTCGACTTCAAGTTCAGCGCCCCCGGCGGCAACTGA
- a CDS encoding quinol:cytochrome C oxidoreductase: MSHAPPVAIDPARHGGRAFARLTGAGAALAIIGTGVSAGLAGGTPQFYFSWLVAYLYFLSIALGGLFFVLTLAVTRAAWGVSLRRVVENVMATLPVFALLFVPIWLGRHELYEWTRPEEVAKSPLLQGKAPFLNEGFWFLRAIFYFTAWSVLAIFFSTQSQKQDQSGDERISARLRGAAPIGIVVFALTTSFAAIDWMMSLEPAWYSTMYGVYFFSGAVVAIFSFVILLVHFAYAQGALRGVVTVEHLHDVGKLLFGFTIFWTYIAFSQYFLIWYANVPEETIYYMKRQVGSWQSIGVLLAGGHFLVPFFFLMPRAVKRNSGLLVVAAVWQLSMHFLDLHWAVMPVLHHEGARLGLIDVGAFCAVGGVFLAAIGWVSSRRALVPLGDPRLSESLSFENV, from the coding sequence GTGAGCCACGCTCCGCCGGTCGCGATCGACCCCGCCCGGCACGGCGGCCGCGCGTTCGCGCGGCTGACGGGCGCCGGGGCGGCGCTGGCGATCATCGGGACCGGCGTGTCGGCCGGGCTCGCGGGCGGCACCCCGCAGTTCTATTTCTCCTGGCTGGTCGCCTATCTGTACTTCCTCAGCATCGCCCTCGGGGGCCTCTTCTTCGTGCTGACCCTCGCCGTGACCCGCGCCGCCTGGGGCGTGTCGCTCCGCCGGGTCGTCGAGAACGTCATGGCGACGCTGCCCGTCTTCGCGCTCCTCTTCGTCCCGATCTGGCTCGGACGCCACGAGCTCTACGAGTGGACCCGTCCGGAGGAGGTCGCCAAGAGCCCGCTCCTCCAAGGGAAGGCGCCCTTCCTGAACGAGGGCTTCTGGTTCCTCCGCGCGATCTTCTACTTCACGGCGTGGAGCGTCCTCGCGATCTTCTTCTCCACCCAGTCGCAGAAACAGGACCAGAGCGGCGACGAGCGGATCAGCGCGCGTCTGCGCGGAGCCGCGCCGATCGGCATCGTCGTCTTCGCGCTCACCACGAGCTTCGCCGCGATCGACTGGATGATGTCCCTCGAGCCCGCATGGTACTCGACGATGTACGGCGTCTACTTCTTCTCGGGGGCGGTCGTCGCGATCTTCTCCTTCGTGATCCTCCTGGTCCACTTCGCCTACGCGCAGGGCGCGCTTCGCGGCGTCGTCACGGTCGAGCACCTGCACGACGTCGGCAAGCTGCTCTTCGGCTTCACGATCTTCTGGACCTACATCGCCTTCTCCCAGTACTTCCTGATCTGGTATGCGAACGTCCCCGAGGAGACGATCTACTACATGAAGCGGCAGGTCGGATCGTGGCAGTCGATCGGCGTGCTCCTCGCCGGCGGGCACTTCCTCGTCCCCTTCTTCTTCCTCATGCCCCGAGCCGTGAAGCGCAATTCCGGCCTGCTCGTCGTCGCGGCGGTGTGGCAGCTGTCGATGCATTTCCTCGATCTCCACTGGGCCGTCATGCCGGTGCTGCACCACGAAGGCGCGCGGCTCGGGCTGATCGACGTCGGCGCGTTCTGCGCGGTCGGCGGCGTCTTCCTCGCGGCGATCGGGTGGGTATCGAGCCGGCGGGCACTGGTGCCCCTCGGGGATCCGCGGCTCTCCGAATCGCTTTCGTTCGAAAACGTCTGA
- a CDS encoding DUF3341 domain-containing protein: MGLVPRLFPEGDYFGLLAEYDSAGALFRACEKVRDAGYEKWDAHSPFPVHGIEKAMGLGRSRLPYVALTFGVGGAVGGMALQLWANAIAYPMVISGKPLFNWQPYVPITFECGVLLAALATVFGMFAFNKLPMLFHPLFGAERFEKVTDDGFFISVEAWDPKFDAAATERLLSGTGATRVQLVRRREGAAS; this comes from the coding sequence ATGGGCCTCGTTCCGCGGCTCTTCCCGGAAGGCGACTACTTCGGCCTCCTCGCCGAGTACGACTCGGCGGGCGCGCTCTTCCGCGCCTGCGAGAAGGTCCGCGACGCGGGCTACGAAAAATGGGACGCCCACTCGCCCTTCCCGGTCCACGGCATCGAGAAGGCGATGGGGCTCGGGCGCTCGCGCCTCCCCTACGTGGCCCTCACCTTCGGCGTCGGCGGCGCGGTCGGCGGGATGGCGCTCCAGCTCTGGGCGAACGCGATCGCCTACCCGATGGTCATCAGCGGCAAGCCGCTCTTCAACTGGCAGCCCTACGTGCCGATCACGTTCGAGTGCGGCGTGCTCCTCGCGGCCCTGGCGACGGTCTTCGGCATGTTCGCCTTCAACAAGCTGCCGATGCTCTTCCATCCCCTCTTCGGCGCCGAGCGCTTCGAGAAGGTCACCGACGACGGATTCTTCATCTCGGTAGAGGCCTGGGATCCGAAGTTCGACGCGGCGGCCACCGAGCGGCTGCTCAGCGGCACCGGCGCGACGCGTGTCCAGCTGGTGCGCCGGCGCGAGGGCGCGGCCTCGTGA
- the nrfD gene encoding polysulfide reductase NrfD: MEVIDNVSHEPVVGRAPLILGGHDFHSITEAVARPAERATPLAWWFFFLPSLAMLGLLGLSVAWLVWEGIGIWGLNQPVGWAFDITNFVFWIGIGHAGTLISAVLFLFRQKWRTSINRAAEAMTIFAVMCALLFPGIHIGRPWLAYWMAPLPNQMGTWPGFRSPLLWDFFAVSTYGTVSALFWYVGLIPDLATLRDRATTKIRRYAYGFFALGWRGSARNWQHYEMAYLILAGIATPLVLSVHSIVSMDFAVAQLPGWHTTIFPPYFVAGAIFSGFAMVVTLMVITRKALGLEHILTAFHFDRMARIMLLTGSIVGYAYAMEFFIAWFSRNPYEQFTFINRAFGPYWWAYWTMITCNVLSPQVFWFKRARTSIVIHFIVSIFVNIGMWFERFVIIVTSLHRDFLPSSWGMFYPTIWDVMLLIGSFGLFFTMFCLFVRFLPVVAAAEVKSVLPAADPHHAGGRHATPAIAGRLAPEGAR; this comes from the coding sequence ATGGAAGTCATTGACAACGTCTCCCACGAACCAGTCGTCGGCCGGGCTCCCCTGATCCTCGGCGGACACGATTTCCACTCCATCACCGAAGCCGTCGCACGACCCGCGGAGCGCGCCACGCCGCTCGCGTGGTGGTTCTTCTTCCTGCCGTCGCTCGCCATGCTGGGCCTCCTCGGCCTTTCCGTCGCCTGGCTGGTGTGGGAGGGCATCGGGATCTGGGGCCTCAATCAGCCGGTCGGGTGGGCGTTCGACATCACGAACTTCGTCTTCTGGATCGGCATCGGCCACGCCGGCACGCTGATCTCCGCGGTCCTGTTCCTCTTCCGGCAGAAGTGGCGCACGTCGATCAACCGCGCCGCGGAAGCGATGACGATCTTCGCCGTCATGTGCGCGCTCCTCTTCCCGGGCATCCACATCGGCCGCCCGTGGCTCGCGTACTGGATGGCGCCGCTTCCGAACCAGATGGGCACGTGGCCCGGTTTCCGGAGCCCGCTCCTCTGGGACTTCTTCGCGGTCTCGACCTACGGCACGGTGTCGGCGCTCTTCTGGTACGTCGGCCTCATCCCGGATCTCGCGACGCTGCGCGACCGCGCCACCACCAAGATCCGCCGCTACGCGTACGGCTTCTTCGCGCTCGGCTGGCGCGGCTCGGCGCGCAACTGGCAGCACTACGAGATGGCGTACCTCATCCTCGCGGGCATCGCGACGCCGCTCGTGCTCTCCGTGCACTCGATCGTCTCGATGGACTTCGCGGTCGCGCAGCTCCCTGGCTGGCACACGACGATCTTCCCGCCGTACTTCGTCGCGGGCGCCATCTTCTCCGGCTTCGCGATGGTGGTCACGCTGATGGTGATCACCCGCAAGGCGCTCGGCCTCGAGCACATTCTCACGGCGTTCCACTTCGACCGCATGGCGCGGATCATGCTCCTGACGGGGTCGATCGTCGGCTACGCCTACGCGATGGAGTTCTTCATCGCGTGGTTCAGCCGGAACCCCTACGAGCAGTTCACCTTCATCAACCGCGCCTTCGGGCCGTACTGGTGGGCCTACTGGACGATGATCACCTGCAACGTGCTCTCGCCCCAGGTCTTCTGGTTCAAGCGCGCCCGCACCAGCATCGTCATCCACTTCATCGTCTCGATCTTCGTGAACATCGGCATGTGGTTCGAGCGCTTCGTCATCATCGTGACGTCGCTCCACCGCGATTTCTTGCCGTCGTCGTGGGGCATGTTCTACCCGACGATCTGGGACGTGATGCTGCTGATCGGAAGCTTCGGCCTCTTCTTCACGATGTTCTGCCTGTTCGTCCGCTTCCTGCCGGTGGTCGCCGCGGCCGAGGTGAAGTCCGTGCTGCCCGCGGCCGACCCGCACCACGCGGGCGGGCGTCACGCGACGCCGGCGATAGCCGGCCGGCTCGCACCGGAGGGCGCGCGCTGA
- a CDS encoding SCO family protein, protein MEPRARAPLWRNPYVLAFVVGCVTVTLLRPFLRYEPKPPPVLGELPAFTLVDASGRPFGTPELAGTVWVASFFFTHCPSVCPLVMARMADLQRRFAEGGVADVRLVSITVDPERDTPEVLRAAEPRYGVDPARWTLLTGSRERLHALLVSGFKVPGLDTAALANGDIPHTTKVVLVDETGHVRGYYDTDERGIDEVFHRAQHVLKEAREHEASRAR, encoded by the coding sequence ATGGAGCCCCGAGCGCGTGCGCCGCTCTGGCGCAACCCCTACGTCCTGGCCTTCGTGGTCGGCTGCGTCACGGTGACGCTGCTGCGCCCGTTCCTGCGCTACGAGCCGAAGCCGCCGCCGGTCCTCGGCGAGCTCCCCGCGTTCACGCTGGTGGACGCCTCGGGAAGGCCCTTCGGCACGCCAGAGCTCGCCGGCACGGTCTGGGTCGCGAGCTTCTTCTTCACCCATTGTCCGTCGGTGTGCCCGCTCGTCATGGCCCGCATGGCGGACCTCCAGCGGCGCTTCGCCGAGGGTGGCGTCGCGGACGTCCGCCTCGTCAGCATCACCGTCGACCCCGAGCGCGACACGCCCGAGGTCCTGCGCGCCGCCGAGCCGCGCTACGGCGTCGATCCGGCCCGCTGGACGCTCCTCACCGGGTCACGCGAGCGCCTGCACGCGCTCCTGGTGTCCGGGTTCAAGGTGCCGGGCCTCGACACCGCCGCGCTCGCGAACGGCGACATCCCGCACACGACGAAGGTCGTGCTCGTCGACGAAACCGGTCACGTGCGCGGCTACTACGACACCGACGAACGCGGCATCGACGAGGTGTTCCACCGCGCGCAGCACGTGCTGAAGGAAGCGCGCGAGCACGAGGCATCGCGCGCACGATGA
- a CDS encoding cytochrome c3 family protein: MSSETVILDLFAPPALQHAANAARLIPEQSRANVNGSPQTARVFGRGVGCRPVAQIFPERANNLPLAVAVGAPLGLLGVVAFVWYFFSPWYTQVGYQPHQPVAYSHKLHAGDMEINCRYCHAAVETSAVASVPPTQVCMNCHQLAKKDSPLLQPIRDSVTSHQPMEWVRIHELADYVYFNHAAHLHAGVGCVECHGRIDQMEVVRQEQPLSMGWCLECHRDPGPHLRPPDQVTNMRWTPSATHAELAARWISERKIAPPTDCWGCHR, encoded by the coding sequence ATGTCGTCCGAGACGGTGATTCTTGACCTCTTCGCGCCGCCTGCGCTACAGCACGCCGCGAATGCTGCGCGGCTGATCCCTGAGCAGAGCAGAGCGAACGTCAACGGAAGTCCTCAGACCGCGCGAGTCTTCGGGCGGGGAGTCGGGTGCAGGCCGGTGGCGCAAATATTTCCCGAGCGGGCGAACAACCTACCTCTGGCGGTGGCGGTCGGCGCTCCGCTCGGCCTGCTCGGCGTCGTGGCGTTCGTCTGGTACTTCTTCTCGCCCTGGTACACGCAGGTCGGGTATCAGCCGCATCAGCCCGTCGCGTATAGCCACAAGCTCCACGCCGGCGACATGGAGATCAACTGCCGCTACTGCCACGCGGCGGTCGAGACGTCCGCGGTCGCGTCCGTCCCGCCGACGCAGGTGTGCATGAACTGCCACCAGCTCGCGAAGAAGGACAGCCCGCTCCTCCAGCCGATCCGCGACAGCGTGACGAGCCATCAGCCGATGGAGTGGGTGCGGATCCACGAGCTCGCCGACTACGTCTACTTCAACCACGCGGCGCACCTGCACGCGGGGGTGGGGTGTGTCGAGTGTCACGGCCGGATCGACCAGATGGAAGTGGTCCGCCAGGAACAGCCGCTCAGCATGGGCTGGTGCCTCGAGTGCCACCGCGACCCGGGGCCGCACCTTCGACCGCCGGATCAGGTGACGAACATGCGGTGGACGCCGTCGGCCACCCATGCCGAGCTCGCCGCGCGATGGATCTCCGAGCGCAAGATCGCGCCGCCGACCGATTGCTGGGGGTGTCATCGGTGA
- a CDS encoding TAT-variant-translocated molybdopterin oxidoreductase, whose amino-acid sequence MDLRAQDRAADRLLGVSSVSDYWRSLGGREGSSEFEASRHREFPQGAADAPDGISRRAMLGLMGATLSLSGLAACRRPVEKIVPYVQAPEDMLPGIPLRYATTMPFRGNALGLLVVSNDGRPTKVEGNELHPATRGASNVWAQNAIYDLYDPDRARGVLQGGAPKAWKDFVDYWAALDAKLVTDGGDGFAIVYEPSTSPTEARLLERVRGRFPHARIFGWTPLADENRAAGLRVATGAEVAPVYQLDRARVILALDADFLLHDPDQIRLARDFAAGRRDPEAMNRLYVAESTLTITGIAADHRLAMPSGRIVKLMLALATELGVRGLGGMGVSGYTDGIDAAWVKAVAKDLKANAGQGVVLVGALQPPEVHAVAAVLNDALGNVGKTVSYVSAPTLARAADLQELAGALANGEIQTLIVLGGNPAYDAPADLDLAARIAKVPNRIRFGSHVDETSAVCDWHVPQAHFLESWGDARALGGPLSIVQPLIAPLFGGRSTIEMLALFETGKEQSGYELVRETWKPILGDDFERRWERVLHDGVLPDSASKTVAPTTDTSAIDKLASVGTREKDGGLELVFLPSNVVWDGCAANSAWLQELPDPVSKLTWDNAALMSKIDADALGVTDGDVVTLAVDGRSLTAAALILPGQAAGSVGIALGYGRTAAGRVGNGVGFDAYALRTMKALGIARGLTVAKAGGRHPLALTHEHWSTEGRDIVREEDVGGRGPAAAGGTHGDHEASGHGHGAAGEHPPLVSPWPERTYEHGPQWAMTIDLSSCVGCNACVVACQSENNIPSVGKDQVARGREMHWIRVDRYFSGRPEAPGSIVFQPVPCMHCENAPCEQVCPVAATSHGESGLNEMVYNRCIGTRYCSNNCPYKVRRFNFYNFTKDTPETLQMAYNPDVTVRARGIMEKCSYCVQRLSRAERDAKLANRSLQDGDARTACQQACPAEAIQFGDMRDPESKVAASKASPRRYDLLSELNTKPRTSYLSRLRNPNPELST is encoded by the coding sequence ATGGATCTCCGAGCGCAAGATCGCGCCGCCGACCGATTGCTGGGGGTGTCATCGGTGAGCGACTACTGGCGAAGTCTCGGCGGGCGCGAGGGCTCGTCCGAGTTCGAGGCGAGCCGGCATCGCGAGTTTCCGCAAGGCGCGGCCGATGCGCCGGACGGCATCAGCCGGCGCGCCATGCTCGGACTCATGGGCGCAACGCTGTCGCTCTCCGGGCTGGCGGCGTGCCGCCGTCCGGTCGAGAAGATCGTCCCGTACGTCCAGGCGCCGGAGGACATGTTGCCCGGGATCCCGCTCCGGTACGCCACGACGATGCCTTTCCGCGGCAACGCGCTCGGGCTCCTCGTCGTCAGCAACGACGGTCGTCCGACGAAGGTCGAAGGCAACGAGCTCCACCCGGCCACGCGCGGCGCCTCGAACGTCTGGGCGCAGAATGCGATCTACGATCTCTACGATCCCGATCGGGCGCGCGGAGTGCTGCAGGGCGGCGCGCCGAAGGCCTGGAAGGACTTCGTCGACTACTGGGCCGCGCTCGACGCGAAGCTCGTGACCGACGGCGGTGACGGCTTCGCGATCGTGTACGAGCCGTCGACGTCGCCGACCGAGGCCCGCCTCCTCGAGCGCGTCCGGGGCCGCTTCCCACACGCGCGCATCTTCGGGTGGACCCCGCTCGCCGACGAGAATCGCGCCGCGGGTCTCCGGGTCGCGACGGGCGCCGAAGTCGCGCCCGTCTATCAGCTCGATCGGGCGCGCGTGATCCTCGCGCTCGATGCAGATTTCCTCCTCCACGACCCCGACCAGATCCGGCTCGCGCGCGACTTCGCCGCGGGCCGCCGCGATCCGGAGGCGATGAACCGGCTCTACGTCGCCGAGAGCACTCTCACGATCACCGGGATCGCCGCCGACCACCGGCTCGCGATGCCGAGCGGCCGCATCGTGAAACTCATGCTCGCGCTCGCGACCGAGCTCGGCGTGCGCGGCCTCGGCGGCATGGGCGTGAGCGGCTACACCGACGGCATCGACGCCGCGTGGGTGAAGGCCGTCGCGAAGGACCTGAAGGCGAACGCCGGGCAGGGCGTCGTGCTCGTCGGCGCGCTGCAGCCGCCCGAGGTGCACGCCGTGGCCGCGGTGTTGAACGACGCGCTCGGCAACGTCGGCAAGACGGTCTCGTACGTGTCGGCGCCGACCCTCGCGCGCGCCGCCGATCTTCAGGAGCTCGCGGGCGCGCTCGCGAACGGCGAGATCCAGACGCTGATCGTGCTCGGCGGCAATCCCGCCTACGATGCGCCGGCCGATCTCGACCTCGCGGCCAGGATCGCCAAGGTGCCGAACCGGATCCGCTTCGGGAGCCACGTCGACGAGACGTCGGCCGTCTGCGACTGGCACGTGCCGCAGGCGCACTTCCTCGAGAGCTGGGGCGACGCGCGCGCGCTCGGCGGCCCGCTCTCGATTGTGCAGCCGCTGATCGCGCCGCTCTTCGGAGGCCGCAGCACGATCGAGATGCTCGCGCTCTTCGAGACCGGGAAGGAGCAGAGCGGCTACGAGCTCGTGCGCGAGACCTGGAAGCCGATTCTCGGCGACGACTTCGAGCGGCGCTGGGAGCGCGTGCTCCACGACGGGGTTCTTCCCGACAGCGCGTCGAAGACGGTCGCGCCGACGACCGACACTTCGGCGATCGACAAGCTCGCAAGCGTCGGGACGCGCGAGAAGGACGGGGGGCTCGAGCTCGTGTTCCTGCCGTCGAACGTCGTGTGGGACGGGTGCGCGGCGAACAGCGCGTGGCTCCAGGAGCTTCCGGACCCGGTCTCGAAGCTCACCTGGGACAACGCCGCCCTCATGAGCAAGATCGACGCCGACGCGCTCGGCGTCACCGACGGCGACGTGGTGACGCTCGCCGTCGACGGGCGCTCGCTCACGGCGGCGGCGTTGATCCTGCCGGGACAGGCGGCCGGCTCGGTCGGGATCGCGCTCGGCTACGGCCGGACGGCGGCGGGACGCGTCGGCAACGGCGTCGGCTTCGACGCCTACGCTCTCCGGACGATGAAGGCGCTCGGCATCGCGCGCGGGCTGACGGTCGCGAAGGCGGGCGGCCGCCACCCGCTCGCGCTCACCCACGAGCACTGGAGCACCGAGGGCCGCGACATCGTGCGCGAGGAGGACGTGGGCGGCCGCGGCCCCGCGGCCGCGGGCGGGACGCACGGGGACCACGAGGCCAGTGGCCACGGCCACGGGGCCGCGGGTGAGCATCCGCCGCTCGTGTCGCCGTGGCCCGAGCGCACGTACGAGCACGGGCCGCAGTGGGCCATGACGATCGATCTGAGCTCCTGCGTCGGCTGCAACGCGTGCGTCGTCGCCTGCCAGAGCGAGAACAACATCCCGTCCGTCGGCAAGGACCAGGTGGCGCGCGGCCGCGAGATGCACTGGATCCGGGTCGACCGCTACTTCTCCGGCCGGCCCGAGGCGCCCGGGTCGATCGTGTTCCAGCCGGTGCCGTGCATGCACTGCGAGAACGCGCCCTGCGAGCAGGTGTGCCCGGTTGCCGCCACCTCGCACGGGGAGAGCGGGCTCAACGAGATGGTCTACAACCGCTGCATCGGCACGCGGTACTGCTCGAACAACTGCCCCTACAAGGTCCGCCGCTTCAACTTCTACAATTTCACCAAGGACACGCCCGAGACGCTGCAGATGGCGTACAACCCCGACGTCACCGTGCGGGCCCGCGGCATCATGGAGAAGTGCTCGTACTGCGTGCAGCGCCTCTCGCGCGCCGAGCGCGACGCGAAGCTCGCGAACCGTTCGCTCCAGGACGGCGACGCGCGGACGGCGTGCCAGCAGGCGTGCCCCGCGGAGGCGATCCAGTTCGGCGACATGCGCGATCCGGAGAGCAAGGTCGCCGCCTCGAAGGCGTCGCCGCGGCGCTACGACCTCCTGTCCGAGCTCAACACCAAGCCGCGCACCTCGTATCTCTCGCGTCTGCGCAATCCGAACCCGGAGCTCTCGACATGA